The genomic segment CTTCTTGGCCTCGGCCACCCGTACCTTGTCCACCACCTCCCGCCCGTAGGAGGAGATGATGTGAAAGGGGTGGTAGACGATCCCCGCCTGCGGGCACCACTTCCTCAACGCCGCCTCGAAAGGGTCCCGCATGTCCATACAGCAGGCGAGGACGCCCGAGCAGCTCTCCTCCCCGAAGAGGAAGAAGGTCTCCTCCGGGGTCTCCTGCCCGCGGT from the Actinomycetota bacterium genome contains:
- a CDS encoding transposase, which produces MTSERERTAGRRGWWQRSQGSRRTAIDAEERAALWVGKDRGQETPEETFFLFGEESCSGVLACCMDMRDPFEAALRKWCPQAGIVYHPFHIISSYGREVVDKVRVAEAKK